One segment of Ricinus communis isolate WT05 ecotype wild-type chromosome 8, ASM1957865v1, whole genome shotgun sequence DNA contains the following:
- the LOC8286577 gene encoding uncharacterized protein LOC8286577 isoform X2, with protein sequence MAVETNLGTLLEKLKVEEPWLPPVTWESIPSQNVSSFRPPPNSSPLKHTSSSLSEASLVRLALNAMQGVESALTSIQKLSSAFSSDPADRSHHQIPSLWNRSSSTHALGRILNSIGCFGSLVFLLRKFVDNLTHIELEQIHYDHDTQKEQHLSYTLVNQAFAVAVGKVLEGYVCALNTVYASARLRHSSTVDVEYYEEACLTSIVHSKVTLLELYLHTKELRCQIEALGNICNLYDVALCFSVSSLEDLNAKAVFEFSNFYRGGDLLSYLYTQLQVADPPHRAILNFLFLRSFEPYCGLIRSWIFSAQTSDPYKEFIVECGDKQPPDLHCKAGIPFDFPWASIRDGVAIPCFLKDFLIPIIRAGQQLQVLMKLLELCNYAGPGEHTYEDLLPSFNGYTSDNLFHASPVTFSKGHFEAMVKVRNNYYKKMLEKLGNVLAKLELRYQQVVPDVIVPIYFDNSGGGLNNEVSFTLNDGLNVSSASDKSNSYLAVDKVGSYSSSTRDESYGSNASEASECSSLSGSEEETETELLAENSNSLVGHEHKYFSSLRFSTTTSSPVNNTLQSSIQCQSSHDMESNIPENCPKNYVLGHFVQSYCKKKSTSHMFVPLGLEDSNLSYTNRLTAKSWPLVNNTFYDDQGFKHYQGQPQGYTALAATKTNTESINEGVPYFRKMTSAKDCSIEALGKDQLENAFHTADLFTLHPWKDNHSSNFLSKNPMLRKNVFFNPMSKPGQEFSLVYGQSLPCFDFLNVEDPCKVYVEKLAANSRHSLINNGDSSDAAGKSHERRKQDNDGHSIFINNDKMASPFSSLYLKKQGQEALVSKDVYGGRSWESLLSKFSFIEKGSASEQKHSLSAMFDIPLDFIIDKCMLQEILLQYKYVSKLAIKILEGFDLHEHYRVLRRYYFMEIADWADLFIMSLWHHKWRTTEAGQRVSEIQGLLELSVQRSSCERDPNKDRLYVYIKGNAVIPLATSAIGVHSFDFLGLGYHVDWPLSIILTPSALKIYSDIFSFLIQVKLAIFALSDVWRSLKDLMHFSGKNSHSAEHETEVGQINMLIRMRQQVNHFISTLQQYVQSQLSHISWCRFLHNLKYKMYIKLNDNIQTINMSKI encoded by the exons ATGGCAGTGGAGACGAACTTGGGAACCTTGTTAGAGAAATTGAAAGTGGAAGAACCATGGCTCCCTCCTGTCACTTGGGAATCCATTCCTTCTCAAAATGTGTCCTCTTTCCGTCCTCCTCCTAATTCCTCTCCTCTCAAACATACCTCATCCTCTCTCTCC GAGGCAAGTTTAGTAAGATTAGCATTAAATGCTATGCAAGGTGTGGAATCAGCCCTTACTAGTATTCAAAAGCTTTCTTCCGCCTTTTCTTCTGATCCAGCTGATAGATCCCACCATCAAATTCCCAGTCTATGGAATCGGTCTTCTAGTACTCATGCATTGGGAAGGATTCTCAACTCTATAGGCTGCTTTGGTTCTCTGGTTTTTCTTCTCCGTAAATTTGTAGATAATCTTACGCATATCGAGTTGGAGCAAATTCACTATGACCATGATACGCAGAAGGAACAGCATTTGTCTTACACTCTAGTTAATCAGGCATTTGCTGTTGCTGTAGGAAAGGTTTTAGAAGGATATGTATGTGCTTTGAATACAGTGTATGCATCGGCAAGATTGAGGCATTCATCAACAGTTGATGTTGAGTATTATGAGGAAGCATGCCTCACTAGCATAGTGCATTCTAAAGTTACACTACTAGAGTTGTATTTGCACACTAAGGAATTGAGGTGTCAGATTGAAGCTCTGGGAAATATATGCAACTTATATGATGTAGCACTTTGCTTCTCAGTGTCTTCTCTTGAGGATTTAAATGCTAAAGCTGTCTTCGAATTTTCTAACTTCTATAGAGGAGGAGAtcttctttcttatttatatacgCAACTGCAG GTTGCTGATCCCCCGCACCGTGCTATACTCAACTTCCTCTTTCTTCGCTCATTTGAACCATATTGTGGATTGATAAGGTCATGGATATTTAGTGCTCAGACTAGTGATCCATATAAGGAGTTTATAGTAGAATGTGGAGATAAACAGCCACCTGATCTGCATTGTAAAGCTGGCATCCCTTTTGACTTCCCGTGGGCTAGTATTCGG GATGGAGTAGCTATACCATGTTTTCTGAAGGACTTTTTGATTCCAATTATTAGGGCTGGTCAGCAGCTTCAAGTATTAATGAAGTTGCTTGAATTGTGCAATTATGCTGGCCCTGGTGAACATACTTATGAGGATTTGCTTCCGAGTTTCAATGGATATACAAGTGACAATTTGTTTCATGCATCTCCTGTGACCTTCAGCAAAGGACATTTCGAGGCTATGGTAAAAGTAAGAAACAACTATTACAAAAAAATGTTGGAGAAACTTGGAAACGTGTTAGCCAAACTGGAGCTTAGGTACCAACAG GTAGTCCCAGATGTTATTGTACCTATCTACTTTGACAATAGTGGAGGGGGATTAAACAATGAAGTCTCGTTCACTTTAAATGATGGTTTAAATGTCTCTTCAGCATCTGATAAGTCGAACTCATATCT GGCTGTAGATAAAGTTGGTTCATATTCCTCCAGTACAAGAGATGAATCATATGGGTCGAATGCATCTGAGGCTTCTGAATGTTCTTCTTTAAGTGGTTCTGAAGAGGAAACTGAGACAGAGCTACTGGCTGAGAATTCTAATAGTTTGGTTGGACATGAGCATAAGTATTTTTCTTCCTTAAGGTTTTCCACAACCACAAGTAGCCCAGTTAATAATACATTACAAAGTTCTATTCAGTGTCAAAGCTCACATGATATGGAAAGCAATATACCTGAAAATTGTCCAAAGAATTATGTGCTTGGCCATTTTGTGCAATCCTATTGTAAGAAAAAATCTACGAGTCACATGTTTGTTCCTCTAGGTCTGGAGGATTCAAACTTGTCATATACTAATAGGTTAACTGCTAAGAGCTGGCCACTTGTAAATAATACTTTCTACGACGATCAAGGGTTTAAGCATTACCAGGGGCAACCTCAAGGTTACACAGCCCTAGCAGCAACCAAAACAAATACAGAGTCCATAAATGAAGGTGTAccttattttagaaaaatgacTTCTGCCAAAGATTGTTCAATAGAAGCCTTGGGGAAGGATCAACTTGAAAATGCTTTCCATACTGCAGATTTATTTACGTTGCATCCGTGGAAGGATAATCATAGCAGCAATTTTCTTAGCAAAAATCCAATGCTGAGAAAAAATGTTTTCTTTAACCCAATGAGCAAACCTGGACAGGAATTCAGCTTAGTttatggacaatcattaccgtgctttgattttttaaatgtaGAAGACCCTTGCAAAGTATATGTTGAGAAGTTAGCTGCCAATTCAAGACACAGCCTCATAAACAATGGAGATAGTTCTGATGCTGCTGGAAAGAGTCATGAGAGAAGGAAACAAGATAACGATGGACATagtatctttataaataatgataaaatggCTTCCCCTTTCTCGTCCTTATACTTGAAGAAACAAGGCCAAGAAGCTCTTGTTTCAAAAGATGTTTATGGAGGAAGGAGTTGGGAGAGTCTGCTCAGTAAATTTAGTTTCATCGAAAAGGGAAGTGCTAGTGAGCAGAAGCACAGTTTGTCAGCCATGTTTGATATTCCACTTGATTTCATTATTGACAAATGCATGCTGCAGGAAATCTTGCTCCA GTACAAGTACGTCAGTAAGCTAGCCATCAAGATACTTGAAGGATTTGATTTGCATGAACATTATAGGGTGCTGCGGCGGTACTATTTTATGGAAATAGCAGATTGGGCGGATTTGTTTATCATGTCCCTTTGGCATCAT AAATGGCGTACTACTGAAGCTGGTCAAAGAGTTTCAGAAATTCAAGGGCTTCTTGAGTTGTCAGTTCAGAGGTCTTCATGCGAACGAGACCCTAATAAGGATCGGCTATATGTGTACATAAAGGGGAATGCTGTAATTCCTCTTGCAACATCTGCAATTG GGGTCCATTCCTTCGATTTCTTGGGTTTGGGTTATCATGTGGACTGGCCACTCAGTATTATTTTGACTCCCAGTGCACTGAAAATTTATTCCGATATATTCAGTTTTCTAATACAAGTGAAGCTAGCTATTTTTGCTTTGAGTGATGTATGGCGTTCATTAAAG GATTTGATGCACTTCAGTGGTAAAAATAGTCATTCTGCAGAACATGAAACAGAAGTGGGTCAAATTAATATGCTGATAAGAATGAG GCAGCAGGTCAATCATTTTATCTCTACTTTGCAACAATATGTGCAGTCACAATTGTCTCACATATCATGGTGCAGGTTTCTTCATAACCTAAAGTACAAG ATGTATATTAAGCTCAATGATAACatacaaacaataaatat GTCAAAGATATGA
- the LOC8286577 gene encoding uncharacterized protein LOC8286577 isoform X1: MAVETNLGTLLEKLKVEEPWLPPVTWESIPSQNVSSFRPPPNSSPLKHTSSSLSEASLVRLALNAMQGVESALTSIQKLSSAFSSDPADRSHHQIPSLWNRSSSTHALGRILNSIGCFGSLVFLLRKFVDNLTHIELEQIHYDHDTQKEQHLSYTLVNQAFAVAVGKVLEGYVCALNTVYASARLRHSSTVDVEYYEEACLTSIVHSKVTLLELYLHTKELRCQIEALGNICNLYDVALCFSVSSLEDLNAKAVFEFSNFYRGGDLLSYLYTQLQVADPPHRAILNFLFLRSFEPYCGLIRSWIFSAQTSDPYKEFIVECGDKQPPDLHCKAGIPFDFPWASIRDGVAIPCFLKDFLIPIIRAGQQLQVLMKLLELCNYAGPGEHTYEDLLPSFNGYTSDNLFHASPVTFSKGHFEAMVKVRNNYYKKMLEKLGNVLAKLELRYQQVVPDVIVPIYFDNSGGGLNNEVSFTLNDGLNVSSASDKSNSYLAVDKVGSYSSSTRDESYGSNASEASECSSLSGSEEETETELLAENSNSLVGHEHKYFSSLRFSTTTSSPVNNTLQSSIQCQSSHDMESNIPENCPKNYVLGHFVQSYCKKKSTSHMFVPLGLEDSNLSYTNRLTAKSWPLVNNTFYDDQGFKHYQGQPQGYTALAATKTNTESINEGVPYFRKMTSAKDCSIEALGKDQLENAFHTADLFTLHPWKDNHSSNFLSKNPMLRKNVFFNPMSKPGQEFSLVYGQSLPCFDFLNVEDPCKVYVEKLAANSRHSLINNGDSSDAAGKSHERRKQDNDGHSIFINNDKMASPFSSLYLKKQGQEALVSKDVYGGRSWESLLSKFSFIEKGSASEQKHSLSAMFDIPLDFIIDKCMLQEILLQYKYVSKLAIKILEGFDLHEHYRVLRRYYFMEIADWADLFIMSLWHHKWRTTEAGQRVSEIQGLLELSVQRSSCERDPNKDRLYVYIKGNAVIPLATSAIGVHSFDFLGLGYHVDWPLSIILTPSALKIYSDIFSFLIQVKLAIFALSDVWRSLKDLMHFSGKNSHSAEHETEVGQINMLIRMRQQVNHFISTLQQYVQSQLSHISWCRFLHNLKYKVKDMMDLESVHMEYLTDSLHICFLSDETRPVASIIESILQCALNFRACLTTSIWDVGLDEGGLRGKLSRINISQVLAIKQKFDKNLKELHLCYHKSPKHGEFGLYCFWGHLNYNEYYTDNEMNLYAF, from the exons ATGGCAGTGGAGACGAACTTGGGAACCTTGTTAGAGAAATTGAAAGTGGAAGAACCATGGCTCCCTCCTGTCACTTGGGAATCCATTCCTTCTCAAAATGTGTCCTCTTTCCGTCCTCCTCCTAATTCCTCTCCTCTCAAACATACCTCATCCTCTCTCTCC GAGGCAAGTTTAGTAAGATTAGCATTAAATGCTATGCAAGGTGTGGAATCAGCCCTTACTAGTATTCAAAAGCTTTCTTCCGCCTTTTCTTCTGATCCAGCTGATAGATCCCACCATCAAATTCCCAGTCTATGGAATCGGTCTTCTAGTACTCATGCATTGGGAAGGATTCTCAACTCTATAGGCTGCTTTGGTTCTCTGGTTTTTCTTCTCCGTAAATTTGTAGATAATCTTACGCATATCGAGTTGGAGCAAATTCACTATGACCATGATACGCAGAAGGAACAGCATTTGTCTTACACTCTAGTTAATCAGGCATTTGCTGTTGCTGTAGGAAAGGTTTTAGAAGGATATGTATGTGCTTTGAATACAGTGTATGCATCGGCAAGATTGAGGCATTCATCAACAGTTGATGTTGAGTATTATGAGGAAGCATGCCTCACTAGCATAGTGCATTCTAAAGTTACACTACTAGAGTTGTATTTGCACACTAAGGAATTGAGGTGTCAGATTGAAGCTCTGGGAAATATATGCAACTTATATGATGTAGCACTTTGCTTCTCAGTGTCTTCTCTTGAGGATTTAAATGCTAAAGCTGTCTTCGAATTTTCTAACTTCTATAGAGGAGGAGAtcttctttcttatttatatacgCAACTGCAG GTTGCTGATCCCCCGCACCGTGCTATACTCAACTTCCTCTTTCTTCGCTCATTTGAACCATATTGTGGATTGATAAGGTCATGGATATTTAGTGCTCAGACTAGTGATCCATATAAGGAGTTTATAGTAGAATGTGGAGATAAACAGCCACCTGATCTGCATTGTAAAGCTGGCATCCCTTTTGACTTCCCGTGGGCTAGTATTCGG GATGGAGTAGCTATACCATGTTTTCTGAAGGACTTTTTGATTCCAATTATTAGGGCTGGTCAGCAGCTTCAAGTATTAATGAAGTTGCTTGAATTGTGCAATTATGCTGGCCCTGGTGAACATACTTATGAGGATTTGCTTCCGAGTTTCAATGGATATACAAGTGACAATTTGTTTCATGCATCTCCTGTGACCTTCAGCAAAGGACATTTCGAGGCTATGGTAAAAGTAAGAAACAACTATTACAAAAAAATGTTGGAGAAACTTGGAAACGTGTTAGCCAAACTGGAGCTTAGGTACCAACAG GTAGTCCCAGATGTTATTGTACCTATCTACTTTGACAATAGTGGAGGGGGATTAAACAATGAAGTCTCGTTCACTTTAAATGATGGTTTAAATGTCTCTTCAGCATCTGATAAGTCGAACTCATATCT GGCTGTAGATAAAGTTGGTTCATATTCCTCCAGTACAAGAGATGAATCATATGGGTCGAATGCATCTGAGGCTTCTGAATGTTCTTCTTTAAGTGGTTCTGAAGAGGAAACTGAGACAGAGCTACTGGCTGAGAATTCTAATAGTTTGGTTGGACATGAGCATAAGTATTTTTCTTCCTTAAGGTTTTCCACAACCACAAGTAGCCCAGTTAATAATACATTACAAAGTTCTATTCAGTGTCAAAGCTCACATGATATGGAAAGCAATATACCTGAAAATTGTCCAAAGAATTATGTGCTTGGCCATTTTGTGCAATCCTATTGTAAGAAAAAATCTACGAGTCACATGTTTGTTCCTCTAGGTCTGGAGGATTCAAACTTGTCATATACTAATAGGTTAACTGCTAAGAGCTGGCCACTTGTAAATAATACTTTCTACGACGATCAAGGGTTTAAGCATTACCAGGGGCAACCTCAAGGTTACACAGCCCTAGCAGCAACCAAAACAAATACAGAGTCCATAAATGAAGGTGTAccttattttagaaaaatgacTTCTGCCAAAGATTGTTCAATAGAAGCCTTGGGGAAGGATCAACTTGAAAATGCTTTCCATACTGCAGATTTATTTACGTTGCATCCGTGGAAGGATAATCATAGCAGCAATTTTCTTAGCAAAAATCCAATGCTGAGAAAAAATGTTTTCTTTAACCCAATGAGCAAACCTGGACAGGAATTCAGCTTAGTttatggacaatcattaccgtgctttgattttttaaatgtaGAAGACCCTTGCAAAGTATATGTTGAGAAGTTAGCTGCCAATTCAAGACACAGCCTCATAAACAATGGAGATAGTTCTGATGCTGCTGGAAAGAGTCATGAGAGAAGGAAACAAGATAACGATGGACATagtatctttataaataatgataaaatggCTTCCCCTTTCTCGTCCTTATACTTGAAGAAACAAGGCCAAGAAGCTCTTGTTTCAAAAGATGTTTATGGAGGAAGGAGTTGGGAGAGTCTGCTCAGTAAATTTAGTTTCATCGAAAAGGGAAGTGCTAGTGAGCAGAAGCACAGTTTGTCAGCCATGTTTGATATTCCACTTGATTTCATTATTGACAAATGCATGCTGCAGGAAATCTTGCTCCA GTACAAGTACGTCAGTAAGCTAGCCATCAAGATACTTGAAGGATTTGATTTGCATGAACATTATAGGGTGCTGCGGCGGTACTATTTTATGGAAATAGCAGATTGGGCGGATTTGTTTATCATGTCCCTTTGGCATCAT AAATGGCGTACTACTGAAGCTGGTCAAAGAGTTTCAGAAATTCAAGGGCTTCTTGAGTTGTCAGTTCAGAGGTCTTCATGCGAACGAGACCCTAATAAGGATCGGCTATATGTGTACATAAAGGGGAATGCTGTAATTCCTCTTGCAACATCTGCAATTG GGGTCCATTCCTTCGATTTCTTGGGTTTGGGTTATCATGTGGACTGGCCACTCAGTATTATTTTGACTCCCAGTGCACTGAAAATTTATTCCGATATATTCAGTTTTCTAATACAAGTGAAGCTAGCTATTTTTGCTTTGAGTGATGTATGGCGTTCATTAAAG GATTTGATGCACTTCAGTGGTAAAAATAGTCATTCTGCAGAACATGAAACAGAAGTGGGTCAAATTAATATGCTGATAAGAATGAG GCAGCAGGTCAATCATTTTATCTCTACTTTGCAACAATATGTGCAGTCACAATTGTCTCACATATCATGGTGCAGGTTTCTTCATAACCTAAAGTACAAG GTCAAAGATATGATGGATCTGGAGTCGGTGCACATGGAATATCTAACGGATTCACTGCACAT ATGTTTTCTTTCTGATGAAACACGACCTGTAGCCAGCATCATAGAAAGCATTTTGCAGTGTGCCTTGAACTTCCGTGCTTGCCTTACAACCAGCATTTGGGATGTGGGGCTGGATGAAGGGGGCTTGCGGGGGAAACTTTCTAGAATCAATATATCCCAG GTGCTTGCCATAAAGCAGAAGTTCGACAAAAACTTAAAAGAATTGCATCTGTGTTATCACAAGTCACCTAAGCATGGAGAGTTTGGGCTTTATTGTTTCTGGGGTCATCTCAACTACAATGAATATTACACGGACAACGAAATGAATCTTTATGCCTTTTAA